The following proteins are co-located in the Paludibaculum fermentans genome:
- a CDS encoding Gfo/Idh/MocA family protein, translating to MPSNLDRRSFVGTAAATSAFTIVPRAVLGGTGYIAPSDKLTLAHIGMGTQSFTELAGLLANPKIQIVAVCDPNRASNNYVEWGKGSIRNTIRRILDQPDWQANETGCPGGRDIGKQVIDAYYAKQRATDQFRAVTAYSDFRELLDKERDIDAVKIMTPDHLHATVSVAAMKKGKHVVVHKPLANRMYEARLVIETARKTGCATHFLPYGAGDGNRRICARINEGVIGTLREIHNWSNRPVWPQYTEIPRETPAPPPGFDWDLWLGPALDRPYHPNYTNAVFRGWYDFGGGSMADMGIYSLWPVFTELKLPSPISADAWATHTNIIEEQVSKRNKNDFAFPAACTIHFTFPARNGSPSPELFWYDGGIKPRLPAELDAANVEWPIEGILFVGDQGKIFAGFNGQAPQLAAKGKIEPLFPGEAPPRRDGGQADRVNVWLPSFQGGPPSPGSFLNASGISDAVTLGTVSLRAGRKVLLDSENMKITNLPEANRYLYREYRKGWEL from the coding sequence ATGCCGTCCAACCTCGACCGTCGCTCCTTCGTCGGCACCGCCGCCGCCACCAGCGCCTTCACCATCGTCCCCCGAGCCGTCCTCGGCGGCACCGGCTACATCGCCCCCAGCGACAAACTCACCCTCGCCCACATCGGCATGGGCACCCAAAGCTTCACCGAACTCGCCGGCCTCCTGGCCAACCCCAAAATCCAGATCGTCGCCGTCTGCGACCCCAACCGCGCCTCCAACAACTACGTCGAATGGGGCAAAGGCTCCATCCGCAACACCATCCGCCGCATCCTCGACCAGCCCGACTGGCAGGCCAACGAGACCGGCTGCCCCGGAGGCCGCGACATCGGCAAACAGGTAATCGACGCCTACTACGCCAAACAGCGCGCCACCGACCAGTTCCGCGCTGTCACCGCCTACTCCGACTTCCGCGAACTCCTCGACAAGGAGCGCGACATCGACGCCGTCAAGATCATGACGCCCGATCACCTCCACGCCACGGTCTCCGTCGCGGCCATGAAGAAGGGCAAACACGTCGTCGTCCACAAGCCCCTCGCCAACCGCATGTACGAAGCCCGCCTCGTCATCGAGACCGCCCGCAAGACCGGCTGCGCCACCCACTTCCTCCCCTACGGAGCCGGCGACGGCAACCGCCGTATCTGTGCCCGCATCAACGAAGGCGTCATCGGCACCCTCCGCGAAATCCACAACTGGTCCAACCGCCCCGTCTGGCCGCAGTACACTGAGATCCCCAGGGAAACCCCCGCCCCGCCGCCCGGCTTTGATTGGGACCTCTGGCTCGGACCCGCGCTCGACCGCCCCTACCACCCCAACTACACCAACGCCGTCTTCCGCGGCTGGTACGACTTCGGCGGTGGCTCAATGGCCGACATGGGCATCTACAGCCTCTGGCCCGTCTTCACCGAACTGAAGCTCCCCTCGCCCATCTCCGCCGACGCCTGGGCCACCCACACCAACATCATTGAGGAGCAGGTCAGCAAGCGGAACAAAAACGACTTCGCCTTCCCCGCCGCCTGCACCATCCACTTCACCTTCCCGGCCCGCAACGGCTCGCCGTCCCCCGAGCTCTTCTGGTACGACGGAGGCATCAAGCCGCGCCTGCCGGCCGAGCTCGACGCCGCCAACGTCGAATGGCCCATCGAGGGCATCCTCTTTGTAGGCGACCAGGGCAAGATCTTCGCCGGCTTCAACGGCCAGGCTCCGCAGCTCGCAGCCAAGGGCAAAATCGAACCCCTCTTCCCGGGAGAAGCCCCGCCCCGCCGCGACGGTGGCCAGGCCGACCGTGTCAACGTCTGGCTCCCCTCCTTCCAGGGCGGCCCCCCGTCGCCCGGCAGCTTCCTCAACGCCTCAGGCATCTCCGACGCCGTAACCCTGGGCACGGTCTCCCTAAGGGCCGGCCGCAAGGTCCTGCTCGACAGCGAGAACATGAAGATCACCAACCTGCCCGAAGCCAACCGCTACCTCTACCGCGAATACCGCAAAGGCTGGGAGCTCTAA
- a CDS encoding IS481 family transposase, with translation MDQRVQLLQEYDEGETVTALAEAYGVSRKTVHKWIKRREEEGVAGLQDRSRAPHTSPQEVSQEVIERILAERRKWNWGPRKLLRKLAEAEPERKHWPAPSTIAMILKRAGLSVTRKRRLRTPPFGQPFASVDGPNRTWCADFKGWFRTGDGVRCDPLTITDAHSRYLLRCQITPKTDGKHAAAIFEAAFREYGLPEVIRTDNGTPFSTRAPGGLSRLSMRWVRLGILPERTAPASPQENGRHERMHRTLKQDTLNPPAANPRQQQKRFHDFQRIYNEQRPHEALDYDTPAKHYQPSLRPMPRRIPEVEYPAGLVLRRIQNHGDLYYKDQRIFISEIFARQLLGLRQVDDRYFEVFYGMLLLGWLDIERNRFMRKKPKALEQQDDESAAVPAAE, from the coding sequence ATGGACCAACGGGTTCAACTATTGCAGGAGTACGACGAAGGCGAGACCGTGACCGCACTGGCGGAAGCCTATGGCGTATCGAGAAAGACGGTCCACAAGTGGATCAAGCGTCGAGAGGAGGAAGGCGTGGCCGGTTTGCAGGACCGCAGCCGGGCGCCTCATACCAGCCCGCAGGAAGTCAGTCAGGAAGTCATAGAGCGCATCCTGGCTGAGCGGCGGAAGTGGAACTGGGGCCCGCGCAAGCTATTGAGGAAGTTGGCCGAGGCGGAGCCGGAGAGGAAGCACTGGCCGGCGCCCAGCACCATCGCCATGATCCTGAAAAGAGCGGGTCTGAGTGTCACACGAAAGCGACGCTTGCGGACGCCGCCCTTCGGGCAGCCCTTTGCGTCCGTGGATGGACCCAATCGGACGTGGTGCGCGGACTTCAAGGGTTGGTTCCGTACAGGTGATGGCGTGCGTTGCGATCCATTGACCATCACGGACGCCCACAGCAGGTACTTGCTGCGCTGCCAAATTACGCCGAAGACGGATGGAAAGCATGCGGCTGCGATCTTCGAGGCGGCGTTTCGAGAGTACGGTCTGCCGGAGGTGATTCGTACGGACAATGGCACGCCGTTTTCGACGCGGGCGCCTGGCGGACTCAGTCGGTTGTCGATGCGCTGGGTTCGGCTGGGCATTCTGCCGGAGCGCACAGCACCGGCCTCACCGCAGGAAAACGGCCGCCACGAGCGCATGCATCGGACGTTGAAACAGGACACGCTGAATCCGCCGGCGGCCAACCCGCGCCAGCAGCAGAAGCGATTTCACGACTTTCAAAGGATCTACAACGAGCAGCGGCCCCATGAAGCCCTGGACTACGATACGCCGGCAAAACACTATCAGCCGTCGTTGCGCCCGATGCCACGTCGGATCCCGGAGGTGGAGTACCCGGCAGGGCTCGTGCTACGACGGATCCAGAATCACGGAGATCTCTACTACAAGGATCAGAGGATTTTCATCAGCGAGATCTTTGCGCGTCAGTTGCTTGGACTGCGGCAGGTTGACGATCGCTATTTCGAAGTGTTCTACGGCATGCTGTTGCTCGGCTGGCTGGACATAGAGCGTAATCGGTTTATGAGGAAGAAGCCGAAGGCGCTGGAGCAACAGGACGACGAATCCGCGGCGGTGCCGGCCGCTGAGTAA
- a CDS encoding sugar phosphate isomerase/epimerase family protein, translating to MTNHTRRNFLGTLAAAGAAALHAEPLGLPAGFQVFPIREALAKDFAGTLHQMAEIGYKTTEMCSPPGYVSSGFGPLVSMSAATMKKTIQDAGLRCESCHYGSKELKENLDERIAFARELGLKQMILSSFGLPQTATLDDWKKAADGLNPIGEKMQKAGIQCGFHNHNGEFKELDGVLIYDELMRRLDPKLVKMQFQVAVVSIGFQAATYMEKYPGRILSLHLADWDSTTKKSVAVGKGSVDWKKLFATARKGGVKNYFVEVNMDAMQESYPYLRSLKV from the coding sequence ATGACCAACCACACCCGTCGTAACTTCCTGGGAACCCTGGCAGCCGCCGGAGCCGCCGCCCTCCACGCCGAACCCCTCGGCCTGCCCGCCGGCTTCCAGGTCTTCCCCATCCGCGAAGCCCTCGCCAAGGACTTCGCCGGCACCCTCCACCAGATGGCCGAAATCGGCTACAAAACCACCGAGATGTGCTCGCCGCCCGGCTACGTCAGCTCCGGCTTCGGGCCGCTCGTCTCCATGTCCGCGGCCACCATGAAGAAGACCATCCAGGACGCCGGCCTGCGCTGCGAAAGCTGCCACTACGGCTCAAAGGAGCTCAAGGAGAACCTGGACGAGCGCATCGCCTTCGCCAGGGAGCTCGGCCTCAAGCAGATGATCCTCTCCAGCTTCGGCCTGCCCCAGACCGCCACTCTCGACGACTGGAAGAAGGCCGCCGACGGCCTCAACCCCATTGGCGAGAAGATGCAGAAAGCCGGCATCCAGTGCGGCTTCCACAACCACAACGGGGAGTTCAAGGAGCTCGACGGAGTCCTCATCTACGACGAGCTGATGCGCCGCCTCGACCCCAAGCTGGTCAAGATGCAGTTCCAGGTAGCCGTAGTCAGCATCGGCTTCCAGGCCGCCACCTACATGGAGAAGTACCCAGGCCGCATCCTGTCTCTCCACCTGGCCGACTGGGACAGCACCACGAAGAAGTCCGTAGCCGTGGGCAAAGGCTCAGTCGACTGGAAGAAGCTCTTCGCCACGGCCCGCAA